The DNA window TGTTTAAAACTGGTTTATGCCAGTTTAGTTAAGTTGAGCCAAATTATATAATTTTGCTGTCTTCTCTGGCAGCAGTGATAATGCTCTTGCTGCAGTGCCCCACCACTTGTGAACATGTTTTGAGGAAGTACTGCAGATGAAGATGATACGAAGCCCCCAGTGCGTCATTCACACTGGTTTATTATCAAATTTGTAAAACTCTAAACTAGACTAAACCAGTTCTCTGAAATGTTTGGTGACATCTTTTCCTTTGACTTTCACCTTTGCATGCCTTCGTGATGGACTGATTGCGGCAGGGTTGCATCAGAGCATTCTTCCACTTTGTATTTATTCAGTAAATACATGTTTAGGATTTGGGAAACcagaaatataacacattttaaagaaatacagTATGAAATTATTTTACACAATTCATATTTGAGTGTGGTGCGATGTATGCAGTTTCATAATCATCACAAAAGTGTGGCTTTCAAAGCCAGTAACCCGAGAGCCAATGTTACAGCATGATAACCTGTTGTGAGACCAGTGAATAGCGCGGTGCCAAGATTCACAAAATAATTTTCTTACCATAGGGGCTCAGCACTTGCTTAGCCAAGTTTCTACACAAAGTTCAAAGGAGAACATCAGCATTAAACAGCAACAGCCTTGTCTTTTGACCCAAACCGTTGAGTCTGTACTGTCATGAAGTGCTAATCTGGTACAAAACCATCTTGGTTAAGGTAACCACATCCTGCACAAGCTCACTTCAATATAGTTAAAAGGAAGAAATGAAACCAGAgagatcattttcatttttcttcccTTGgcatttattctgtattttgcCCCATAATGCACTGTCAATTTTTTATTGTTACATTCTCCAAGGCACTTACTAAGATAATTCAAAGTTTGGCTGTTCTTGAGAGCAACCGCCCAGCTTCTTATAACCACTAACACAATATAGTGTGTCATAAGCCAACTCTTTGGATGCTCTAAGTGCACACATGCCACAGAAAAATTGAGGAGGTCTCCTGCCATTTTCTTAGAGATGCCTTAAAGAGACCCCAAaagcaaaaatacatatttttcctcttacctgtagtgctgtttatcagtctagattgttttggtgtgaattgctgagtgttggagatatcagctgtagagttgtctgccttctctgcagtataatggaactagatggcactcagcctgtggtgctcaaagtgccaacaaattcatttgaaaaactcaacagcaacgtctcttaacagagataatccacagaccttgttgggagcagtttcatgtaggagctgTTGCTTTTTACTgaactgtatcaccatgcagaagggagtgtgcatctactgctagctcaactagcaccactgagctaactaATGATACTGCTTagccgaggaggacaccattaatgtttacatgagcctctcgtccatgagtagatgcacgtttccttctgCATAGAGATTTGGTTGGCTTGTgaagtttggtagaaagaaaatagttcctacatgaaactgctcacaacaaagtctgtggattatcttgagtaactgggtcatgatttctggagagagacattgctgttgagtttttttttttcctccccgcactctgagcaccacaagctgaatgccgtctagttccattatattggagagaaggcagacatctctacagccaatatctccaacactctgcaactcacaccaaaacaatctagactgataaacagcactacaggtaagattttcgggtgaactgtccctttaagcctaCTCCTTACTTGAACTTTGAGATCTCTGCTGGGAAAGTGTCACCAATCACGTAgttaaacatttgtttattgCATCTGTTTTTATAATCTCCCAGAGTAAACCTGTCCAACCTGCAGTCAGACATGTTGAGGCAAAAAAATCTGATTGGAAGTGATCATATCTATCTATTTACACTTGTAAAGGGAATTACAGTTGTATTAataagtgcttgtttttcctctgcagAGCACCCATATAGTCATCTAATCGACACACTGAAAGATGGCAGGATCAAGTTCTTCAATCTACAGAAATTAAATGATCCAAGATATGGTGAGTTCAGGCCCTCTCACTAAAAGAAAGGGCACATGTTTATACACATATTCCCTCTTGTATCATATCATCCCCCTTGTAATGTATCATTCAATTCATCGTGAAGGCCACATAGCTGAACATGTTCTTTGTGTGTATTGCTAGACAAATGGTCAACTGAACTTATTAAATGATACATTTCAGACTGCAACTCTATTTTCTTTATAtggacacaacagaaaaatctATCAGTATATTGTGCTAGCACAGAATAAAGTGGTGTTTACCACAGGTGTGTCCCAGGATAGCAGtgtaaacatgcacacaaaggTCATGAGGAACacacaccaatcagccaaaacataaaAATCCCTGACAGGTCAAGGAAATTGCATTGATGATCTTGTTACCATGCGATGTTCTGCAGGGAAACCTGTGGTCCTGACATCATGTTGATGGTACTTGACACACTCCACCCCCCAAACACCCCTCCGAACTCCCATTGCCCACCGTAAAAACTTCAGAAATGGCtcgaggaatgtgacaaagggCTCAAGGTTTCAACCAGCCCCCAGATTTCCCACATCCCAGTCacgctctttgtcacgttccgcAAGTcattcctgaacagtttttATGGTGTGGCATGTTGCATTGCATTGATGCATTGGGGGGCCGTTAGGAGATGTACTTGATCTGCAATAGTGTTTGGGTTGATGGTGCGTGCCAAGGATTCCCAGcaaaacattgcactgtaacaaaatgatgttacagtgatgttattcacttcaccagccagtggttttaatgttttggctgattatTGTATGTAAACAGCAGTCTTAAAGAACACCTGTGAATATTCCTGTAGATGACGGTAATTGTTGGATTAACCTCAGAGAGCCTGCATTGGTTTAACACTTCATGGCCCTCACAAGTCCTCAGTGCACGTCCAATTGACAATTACCTAATAAGGACAGTGAATACTTAATGAACAATTAGATTTAATTATATATTGTTTGCTgtgggaaattaaatttttctttgtttgctctGTATAGACAAGCTGCCTCTATCCATCCGTGTCTTACTGGAGGCAGCAATCCGTAACTGCGATGGCTTTTACACAAAACAAGAAGACGTCCAGAACATTCAAgattggcagcagcagcagaataaAGCCGAGGTGCCGTTCTCTCCAGCGCGAGTCCTTCTCCAGGACTTCACGTGAGTTTCACAAGGATTTTGGTAAAAACAGCTGATCCACCAGGAGCCGGCTGACTCCTGTGTCATCACGATCTTTCTTTGCTTTCTTTGACATGAACAAATGATTCTAATTATAATATATTCAGTTATAAAAGTAGAATATTTCCATAAATCCTTAAAGGACTGTTAGgtttgattatttttcttcccCTGGTTTTCTTTGACAGTGGTATTCCTGCCATGGTGGACCTGGCAGCCATGAGGGACGCTGTGGCCAAACATGGCGTGGATCCCAGCCTGGTCAACCCCAAATGCCCCACAGACCTCATCGTAGATCACTCATTACAGATTGATTATAGCAAATGGTGAGTTTGCATTCATATGTTTTAGCTTATTTTAGCTGAATCACTGAGAGTTCGCTagtttttgctgtgtttccttaattatcacatttattttttttacccacAGTGCCATACAGAATGCTCCAAACCCAGGTGGAGGGGACGGCCCAAACCAGAGCCAGGGTCCTTCCCGTTCCGCACCCTCCAGGCGAGGCTCTCACTGTGGGGGCCAGCGGGGCTCGTGTAGTAAAGCTGCCTGCAGTGACCCTCCAGCCTCCCCAGGTCGACCTGCAGCATCTGTCCAGCAGATCGAGAATACGCCTCTCCTCTGCCCTTTCCACCTGCAGCCAGTGTCAGAGTGAGTGTGACacacagcagtgaaaatatttctaGATTCAGACCAAAAACACGTCACTACTTTGTTTTAGTCCTTTTAAACAGGTCTAACTGACAATATATTGTCAGATTGGCCCAGACTTCCTCTTTAGCATGTTCACTGGTGAATTGTTCTCTTTTCTGCAGACCTGAAACAGCTCTGAAGAATCAGGAAATGGAACTGATCAGAAACAAAGAGAGGCTCCAGTTCTTTAAGGTACAGCAAAAAGCAAAtctatttttatgattttatatCAGACAATCCGAGGGAGACACATATCTAATAGGaatattttgagattttggaaAAGATGTTTACGCTCTGGTTGAGAAGGCCAACTACCACCTCTGAATTCATTTTGTTTGGAATAAGATTAGGTGGAATTTGAAGGAGTACTCAGTGCAGTCCTCATCATGGAATTGTTCTGTATATTTCAatgaaaaatggaaatgaaaaatTGGTATCTGTGCACTTAGAGGCtaagacacaccaaaccaacaccaaagaactagtggtgatgAAGGTAGACTGTTGCATTGCCACACGACGCCTAAGTTGCactgaacacaccacagagaCCACAGGGCCAACTTGCACGTATGTGTTGCGTCTGCCggctaaaaaataatcttacttaatataacaagtttgctTCAATCTCAAGCCCTCTTGACTTGAATCCTTTCGTATCTTATTCACCATCTCTGACATCTCCactgccgattcaacatgctgaatcggccAAAAAACAGCCGACAAAAGACGATTAGCCagtggtgcaggacacactgcaaaaactagcgcgacagatgctcactgacgGCCAACAGTCGGCtgatgtgtcagggcccttagagaacagaaaataaaacaatgactgTCCCTTGACTGAGACAGaaagttaaatgtttttcttactGTTGCTCTTTTCCTGTCTGTCAACTAAACAGTGGTGTTCAAAAGCATTTAAGAATGTGAACGTGGTTCCTCCGGATGTTGGTGCAGTCCACCAGGTGAATCTAGAGTATCTGTCCAGGGTGATTCAGGTCACCGACGACTTCATCTACCCTGACAGTGTGGTGGGAACCGACTCACACACCACCATGATCAATGGCCTGGGCATCCTGGGCTGgggtaaaacatttttttaaactttagagTTCTTACTTGTTTTTGACATATTTGTTGGCAACTTTGTCAACCAGGCAAGTTgattaaatgttgtgtttgtctGCGCTTTACTCCAACAGGTGTCGGGGGAATTGAGACAGAAGCTGTGATGCTGGGCCAGCCAGTGTCTCTGACTCTGCCTCAGGTGGTGGGCTGTAAACTGGTGGGCTCCATCAACCCTCTGACAACCTCCATAGACATCGTCCTCGGCATCACAAAGGTAACAACGCTCTGCTCTAAAGATTTcattcatacacacaaaatGGACTATGGTATATACAAATTCTTAGTCACTACAGTGAGGAAATGAAACTGTGATTTCCCAGTCGGAATCATTAAAAAGAAGCTTGACAAGCACAAGTTTATCACTGCAGGAATCGAAACTGAAATGAAGGAATCAATAAATGCAGCACATAAATCAATGTACAATGCAAGTTTGTACTAATGTAtcttttgcatttattttccaGCACTTGCGGCAAGCTGGCATCGCTGGAAAGTTTGTAGAGTTTTTTGGACCTGGTGTATCGCAGCTGTCAGCTCCTGACCGAACCACCATCGCCAACATGTGCCCAGAGTACAACGCCACTGTCAGCTTCTTCCCCGTCGACCAAGTCACACTTAAGCACTTTAAAAAGACAAGTGAGTCGGCACAAGCTATACTGTTTATTAAGAGTTATGTACAGCAGCAGATTCTGTCACAGCATTTTCTAGATTGGTAACTAACATGTCATAATTTTCCATGCAGATTTTACCCAGGAAAAACTTGAATTGCTGGAGGCTTACATGAAGGCTGTAAAACTTTTCAGAAGCTATGAAGACGCCTCTGAAGATCCCCAGTACTCTGAGGTATGTGTCAGAGCTTGTGGTGAATTGTCACAGGATACGCAGATATCATAGATAGATATATTTATGATATAAAGATCAgtttttttatgtaatttttgaacattcttacatttcacattaaataatttaatttaattcccATCTTTTGTGTAATGTCTGTTAGAAGTGCTTCCTTGTAGCTGTATTTTCCAAAACAGAAGAGGAAGTGATTttcataataaaaatgaaattaaaaccaTTCTTCATCTCTGCAGGTGATTGAGATCAACCTGAGTTCCATAGTGCCCTATGTGAGCGGACCGAAGAGGCCTCAGGACAGAGTGGCTGTCAGCAGCATGAAAGAAGACTTCCAGAGCTGTCTTAATGAGAAGGTaatctacaaaaaaaagaaacacaataaaacgtTCATATTCATGGTACTTAAGTCCTCAGACACTGCTGACTTCGTTCATGGAGATGCTGATGATGCATGGTTGTACATGTTTTTGTCACCTGATAGCTGAGTGTTATCTAACATGTCAGTGATTTTGTTATTTGGTTTGCCTGCAGGTGGGCTTCAAAGGCTTCCATATCTCAAAGGAGAAGCAGGACACGCGGATTCCTTTCCTGCACTGTGGTCAGGAGTATCAGCTGGCCCACGGCTCGGTGGTCATCGCTGCTGTCAtcagctgcaccaacaactgcaacCCGTCTGTCATGCTGACCGCAGGTAAAGGACTGAGCCACAAGATCAGGATCAGATTCACTCTGAAAATGTTCTTGTGTGTTAAAGTCTACTGAACATGTGGGATAGACAAACCTCTGACTGGCATTTTTTGGAGCATATTGTCAACTAAtctttttgtattgttttcttttcacattttaaatggtGGATTGTAAAATTCTGCTTTATTTCACTACATCCTTTAACCATAAatctaattaaagctgcaatcTTTTCTGTTACTCATTTAAAGTGTTATGCCACAATCAGACAGAGTTTGGAAGGTtgctgcatctttctttaaattgttGCTAGGCAAACACAAAATCACCTATCCTTAGCTCAACCACTACTTTGCTGTGAGGTAAACTGACAGATCTGTACCTTAAAatcggcaaaaaaaaaaaaaggacaggcAGAGGTTACAGGGAGTGCtaccagctggtccaggaggTTCGCCTGGATCATGGTCAATACACAGGTTTTTTAGGATGAGTCAGGACAGTTCTATCAGGTGTCAATCAACAGGCCGTACAGTATGGTTGGTAAATGGCGACGATGAAACGTTAGCTGAACACTGTACGCTCCCACTTGTTGTCATCACCACCACAGATGCCCCCCTCTCAATTCATCTGACAGGACAGTGGGAAAAACACCAATGAAGTCAGGTCCTTTTCCGCACTGAGTTATAGTTTTTCAGCTCGAGGTGGTCAGGGTGTTCCTGGAAATTACAAAAACTAGCCCAGGTTGCTAAAACCTGCTCTGTCTGACCAGGGCCTTATGCTGCTTTGTGATACTTAACTTCTATCTACTTCTCTGTGTGGCTGCTTACTACAGGCACATTTGGGTAACACAGCTGTTTGTGATTGACAGGTCTGTTGGCCAAAAAGGCTGTGGAAGCGGGGCTTGTTGTCAAGCCTTATATACGGACCAGCCTGGCTCCTGGAAGTGGCATGGTCACTCACTACCTCAATACCAGTGGAGTCCTGCCTTACTTTAGCCAGCTGGGGTAAGTATGTGcacacagtctctctctctatctctctctctctctctttctctctctttctttctatcacacacacacacacacacacacacacacaattgccCTTTGAACACCATGTCAACGACCTGGGGTGAACCCGCACACACTGTGGAGTTAAGAGCAACATGCACTTTACAAAAATTAAGGTCAAACATTGCTCAGAGTAAAAGAGTTAGAGgatgtggtttgtggtgctttttcactgtgaaagTCTCATGTTATTACtgcaatattttgtgttttgatgaatgttgtgttatttttgtgaaatgtttttttaaaacctcCCAGTCTAGATAATTATTACTCTTCAGTTTAActtcctgagacctgaacttttgtttggtatgcatttttaatttctcctagctatttgggatcagtaggaacCAATAAgtatgaaaaactaaacattgtcaacaataattaagtcccagtgtcctcaaacaagtacttcctaattaacattgtcttatcttgttactgttgctcaaattggtcaaatttgttgccatatcaaactacaaacatcattaatcataaaaaaacaagtttcagcaggtttgagttcaagggatagtgcacccaaaaatgaaaattcagccattatctactcacccatatgccgatggaggccctggtgaagttttagagtcctcacatcccttgcggagattggcggggggagcggctagcacacctaatggcagactgcgccccagactaatgtccaagaacacaaaattatcagtatctccatactgctcatccatagtgatccaagtgtgctgcagccgcgacataaaaagttgtttcgaaaaacatcatatgagctctgtttttagcctcactgtagcctgtagctctgactgcttctctgtgctccgcattCATGTGTACGTGCTtgtgcgagaccagcgaaagcatgagctttgcttacccatgtttacattacgtgacacgtgcacctcAGAGGGAGAcagcagtaaccacagtagctaaaagataatttgcactacggtcttttagcaaaggacagcccaacatgtctgaagactttgaaattgaggaggaacagcatttctttgttgagccgtatctgtttgagcccgagtatacggactgaactcaggctactggacgaagcagccgccgcagctcatgagcctaaccctcagccagccacagaataccggagtccagcactggaaacctggtggtgtagttgtttcaaatgctaAGCagtgccaacggatgaggaaagtctttgctgctcagactgggaattggcgatgcctgcacttgagaatctggatatcagtactgacgagactgctgctcttcagagaccgtgcagcACCGATCACTCTGAGCGCGCACATGTGAGCGCGgcgcacagagaagcagttagagctacaggctacagtgaggctaaaaacagagttcaaatgacgtttttcgaaacaactttttatgtcggggctgcagcacacttggatcactacggatgagcatgttagagatactttgtggattcaattttgtgttcttggactttagtctggggcgccgtttgccattaggtgtgctaacCGCTCTCCCCGCCGATCttcgcaagggatgtgaggacactcaaacttcaccagggcctccatcggcatatgggtgagtagataatggctgaattttcatttttgggtgcactatccctttaagtagaataaagtataaagtcaagtaaacccaaaatgtgatgtcctcatatgaggacgcagggtctcaggaggataaatgGGTCATATATTAACAAGCTAGGGGTGACTgaggctcagaggtagagcgggttgtccactaattgTAAGACAGCGGTTGGATCCCCCGATCCCCCGATccccttgggcaagatactgaaccccatatTGCTTCTgatggctgctccatcagtgtgtgagagtgtgtgagtggttactgagtagcaggtgacaCCATGAATGGTAGCCTcgaccaccagtgtgtgaatgggtgaatgtgacatagtgtaaaagtgctatacaagtgcagtccatttaccgtTCCGTTAAAGTTTTGTTATTTGGTTCTGTAGGCTACTCAACATTTACATGTGACAGTTACCGTGTGGAAATATTTAGTTGACATCGAACTTAAAACAGGTAGTTCTTACGTAGAGAGAGATTGAGTTGGTGATGTGGAAATCTTCACTTAATAAACCCTTAAATTACTAACCTGTAACAGCAGTGTGGTCTGAAAAGGTAAAATGTGTTCAAACTTGTAATCATCCCTTGTCATAATTATAGTTTGTGTGTAAAAGTGGGTTAGGGTTCGTCCAAATATTTAAATTCCTACACACAACAACAGTGTGTTTTTCTGGATGTCACAGGTTTGAGGTGATTGGTTATGGCTGTGCCACCTGTGTAGGGAACACAGCTCCGTTACCTGAAGCTGTCGTAGATGCaatcaaacaggtaagaccttCGTAATGCTAATCTTCATAATTTCTGCGTGCATCTCTCAGTGACTAAATCTTGATGGTTACTTGTGTTTTAGGGGGACCTGGTGGCCTGCGGTGTGTTATCTGGAAACAGGCACTTTGAAGGCCGCCTGTGTGACTGCGTGCGTGCCAACTACCTGGCCTCCCCTCCTCTGGT is part of the Epinephelus lanceolatus isolate andai-2023 chromosome 5, ASM4190304v1, whole genome shotgun sequence genome and encodes:
- the ireb2 gene encoding iron-responsive element-binding protein 2 isoform X1, which translates into the protein MRSKNLFHNAPEHPYSHLIDTLKDGRIKFFNLQKLNDPRYDKLPLSIRVLLEAAIRNCDGFYTKQEDVQNIQDWQQQQNKAEVPFSPARVLLQDFTGIPAMVDLAAMRDAVAKHGVDPSLVNPKCPTDLIVDHSLQIDYSKCAIQNAPNPGGGDGPNQSQGPSRSAPSRRGSHCGGQRGSCSKAACSDPPASPGRPAASVQQIENTPLLCPFHLQPVSEPETALKNQEMELIRNKERLQFFKWCSKAFKNVNVVPPDVGAVHQVNLEYLSRVIQVTDDFIYPDSVVGTDSHTTMINGLGILGWGVGGIETEAVMLGQPVSLTLPQVVGCKLVGSINPLTTSIDIVLGITKHLRQAGIAGKFVEFFGPGVSQLSAPDRTTIANMCPEYNATVSFFPVDQVTLKHFKKTNFTQEKLELLEAYMKAVKLFRSYEDASEDPQYSEVIEINLSSIVPYVSGPKRPQDRVAVSSMKEDFQSCLNEKVGFKGFHISKEKQDTRIPFLHCGQEYQLAHGSVVIAAVISCTNNCNPSVMLTAGLLAKKAVEAGLVVKPYIRTSLAPGSGMVTHYLNTSGVLPYFSQLGFEVIGYGCATCVGNTAPLPEAVVDAIKQGDLVACGVLSGNRHFEGRLCDCVRANYLASPPLVVAYALAGTVGIDFEKEPLGVTSEGKEVFLCDIWPSREEVQQTEEDTVISSIFRDLRGRMEKGNALWKNIDSPDSVVFPWDHKSTYIRSPSFFSKLSKEVQPPQSIENAHVLLFLGNKVTTDHISPAGSIARVSAAAKYLLSKRLTPREFNSYGARRGNDAVMTRGTFASIKLQNRFIGKPGPKTLHIPSGQTLDVFEAAERYQRDGIPLIILAGKDYGSGNSRDWVAKGPYLMGVRAVIAESFEKLHKNQLVGMGIMPLQFLPGENADSLELSGKERFTIIRPDSLSPRQQLTVKTSQGKSFFVTALFDTETDIIFFQHGGLLRYVARTLL
- the ireb2 gene encoding iron-responsive element-binding protein 2 isoform X2 translates to MALTSPVKEHPYSHLIDTLKDGRIKFFNLQKLNDPRYDKLPLSIRVLLEAAIRNCDGFYTKQEDVQNIQDWQQQQNKAEVPFSPARVLLQDFTGIPAMVDLAAMRDAVAKHGVDPSLVNPKCPTDLIVDHSLQIDYSKCAIQNAPNPGGGDGPNQSQGPSRSAPSRRGSHCGGQRGSCSKAACSDPPASPGRPAASVQQIENTPLLCPFHLQPVSEPETALKNQEMELIRNKERLQFFKWCSKAFKNVNVVPPDVGAVHQVNLEYLSRVIQVTDDFIYPDSVVGTDSHTTMINGLGILGWGVGGIETEAVMLGQPVSLTLPQVVGCKLVGSINPLTTSIDIVLGITKHLRQAGIAGKFVEFFGPGVSQLSAPDRTTIANMCPEYNATVSFFPVDQVTLKHFKKTNFTQEKLELLEAYMKAVKLFRSYEDASEDPQYSEVIEINLSSIVPYVSGPKRPQDRVAVSSMKEDFQSCLNEKVGFKGFHISKEKQDTRIPFLHCGQEYQLAHGSVVIAAVISCTNNCNPSVMLTAGLLAKKAVEAGLVVKPYIRTSLAPGSGMVTHYLNTSGVLPYFSQLGFEVIGYGCATCVGNTAPLPEAVVDAIKQGDLVACGVLSGNRHFEGRLCDCVRANYLASPPLVVAYALAGTVGIDFEKEPLGVTSEGKEVFLCDIWPSREEVQQTEEDTVISSIFRDLRGRMEKGNALWKNIDSPDSVVFPWDHKSTYIRSPSFFSKLSKEVQPPQSIENAHVLLFLGNKVTTDHISPAGSIARVSAAAKYLLSKRLTPREFNSYGARRGNDAVMTRGTFASIKLQNRFIGKPGPKTLHIPSGQTLDVFEAAERYQRDGIPLIILAGKDYGSGNSRDWVAKGPYLMGVRAVIAESFEKLHKNQLVGMGIMPLQFLPGENADSLELSGKERFTIIRPDSLSPRQQLTVKTSQGKSFFVTALFDTETDIIFFQHGGLLRYVARTLL